One region of Acidovorax sp. T1 genomic DNA includes:
- the infA gene encoding translation initiation factor IF-1, translating to MAKEELIEMQGSVTEVLPDSRFRVTLENGHQLIAYTGGKMRKHHIRILAGDKVSLELSPYDLTKGRITFRHLAGRGPGPSSR from the coding sequence ATGGCCAAAGAAGAACTGATTGAAATGCAAGGCTCCGTGACGGAAGTTTTGCCGGACTCGCGTTTTCGCGTCACCCTGGAAAACGGCCACCAATTGATTGCCTATACCGGGGGAAAAATGCGTAAGCACCACATCCGCATCCTGGCGGGCGACAAAGTGTCGCTGGAGCTGTCGCCCTACGACCTCACCAAGGGCCGCATTACGTTCCGCCATCTGGCTGGTCGTGGCCCGGGGCCCTCCAGTCGCTGA
- a CDS encoding Lrp/AsnC ligand binding domain-containing protein, protein MQTEPDLGRIDRKILSILQEDGRIANLKLAEAVALSPTAVLARVQRLTRDGFILGYEARLNPLKLGAGMLVFVEVLLDRTTPNVFDQFKAAVQVHPEIMECHMVAGGFDYLLKTRSADMNAYRVFAGNVLWQLPGVRETRTYAVMEEVKHTNHLHLR, encoded by the coding sequence ATGCAAACAGAACCCGATCTGGGCCGCATTGACCGCAAGATCCTGTCAATCCTGCAGGAGGACGGGCGCATTGCCAATCTCAAGCTGGCCGAGGCAGTAGCCCTGTCGCCCACGGCCGTGCTGGCGCGGGTGCAGCGCCTCACGCGCGATGGCTTCATCCTGGGCTACGAGGCGCGGCTCAACCCCCTGAAGCTGGGCGCGGGCATGCTGGTGTTTGTGGAGGTGCTGCTGGACCGCACCACGCCCAATGTGTTCGACCAGTTCAAGGCCGCCGTGCAGGTGCACCCCGAGATCATGGAATGCCACATGGTGGCAGGTGGGTTCGACTACCTGCTCAAGACGCGATCTGCCGACATGAACGCCTACCGCGTGTTTGCGGGCAATGTGCTGTGGCAACTGCCGGGTGTGCGCGAGACGCGCACCTATGCGGTGATGGAGGAGGTCAAGCACACCAACCACCTGCACCTGCGGTGA
- a CDS encoding DUF6352 family protein yields the protein MNSPSDFWPYCGFQSLARDTRGWLLPTDAYFQWILARPELALVPESCAAEVALHQSLAKSPLRPVAPQELVALADDDARENYAVFLRFRDALVRAGTLEAFYLQLMRSGAVNVPAVFIDAVVQALLRNLLDNCNDAFEARAAEMLFRPQRITLHEGQMLAGDRATLDMLNETAGLGDMGRLLLESGALQPTAQVQVLAADNAGQYWQASDRHHFLLDLTHELTQDLSHGLTLKMTRARSGLKALARVLERWVAHLLGVQVQIEPVHQVTDSAWRWHVGLDVESTAILNDLYQDRPVDAERMARLVSLFTLTFVNPAEMRADVAGKPVYLGLATSAEGVVRIKPQNLLLNLPLASAF from the coding sequence ATGAATTCGCCCTCCGACTTCTGGCCCTATTGCGGCTTTCAGTCGCTTGCGCGAGACACGCGTGGTTGGCTGTTGCCGACGGACGCGTACTTCCAGTGGATATTGGCCAGGCCCGAACTTGCCTTGGTGCCCGAGTCATGCGCTGCAGAGGTGGCCCTGCACCAGTCTTTGGCCAAGTCGCCATTGCGGCCCGTGGCGCCGCAGGAACTGGTGGCACTGGCGGATGACGACGCACGCGAGAACTACGCCGTATTCCTGCGATTTCGCGATGCGTTGGTGCGCGCGGGCACGCTGGAGGCTTTCTATCTGCAGCTCATGCGCAGCGGGGCGGTGAATGTGCCGGCCGTGTTCATCGATGCCGTGGTGCAGGCGCTGCTGCGTAACCTGCTCGACAACTGCAATGACGCCTTCGAAGCCCGCGCCGCCGAAATGCTGTTTCGGCCTCAGCGCATCACCTTGCACGAGGGGCAGATGCTCGCGGGCGACCGCGCCACGCTGGACATGCTCAACGAAACCGCGGGCCTGGGCGACATGGGGCGCCTTTTGCTGGAAAGCGGTGCGCTGCAGCCGACAGCGCAGGTTCAGGTGCTGGCCGCCGACAACGCTGGCCAGTATTGGCAGGCGAGTGATCGCCACCACTTTCTGCTCGACCTGACCCACGAGTTGACGCAAGACCTGAGCCATGGATTGACGCTCAAGATGACCCGCGCCCGATCAGGCCTGAAGGCGCTGGCGCGGGTATTGGAGCGCTGGGTGGCCCACCTGCTGGGCGTGCAAGTGCAAATTGAGCCCGTGCACCAGGTCACCGACAGTGCGTGGCGCTGGCATGTGGGGCTGGATGTGGAGTCCACCGCCATCCTCAATGACCTGTACCAGGACCGGCCGGTGGATGCCGAACGCATGGCGCGTCTGGTGAGCTTGTTCACGCTGACCTTTGTCAACCCGGCCGAAATGCGGGCCGATGTGGCGGGCAAACCGGTGTATCTGGGGCTGGCGACCAGTGCCGAGGGCGTGGTGCGCATCAAGCCGCAGAACCTGTTGCTCAATCTGCCGCTGGCATCGGCATTTTGA
- a CDS encoding tartrate dehydrogenase, translated as MAKHRIAVVAGDGIGKEVMPEGLRVMDAAARQFGIDLQFDHFDFSSWDYYEKHGKMLPDNWKDQIGGHEAIYFGAVGWPEKIADHVSLWGSLLLFRREFDQYINLRPARLMPGVIAPVVRRDGSPRLPGEIDMLIVRENTEGEYSSIGGRMYEGTPREIVMQETVMSRHGVDRVLKFAFELAQSRPKKHLTSATKSNGIAITMPYWDERVAEMAKSYPDVKVDKFHIDILTAHFVQRPDFFDVVVASNLFGDILSDLGPACTGTIGIAPSANLNPTRTMPSLFEPVHGSAPDIAGQGIANPIGQIWCGAMMLDFLGYRAAHDAVLAAIEAVLDPQGGGPRTPDLGGKARTQDVGRAIAAAL; from the coding sequence ATGGCGAAGCATCGCATCGCAGTGGTGGCCGGTGACGGCATTGGCAAAGAGGTCATGCCCGAAGGCCTGCGCGTGATGGACGCGGCGGCCCGCCAATTCGGCATCGACCTGCAATTCGACCATTTCGACTTTTCGAGCTGGGACTACTACGAGAAGCACGGCAAGATGCTGCCCGACAACTGGAAGGACCAGATCGGCGGCCACGAAGCCATCTATTTTGGCGCCGTGGGCTGGCCCGAGAAAATTGCCGACCATGTGTCGCTGTGGGGCTCGCTGCTGCTGTTCCGTCGCGAGTTCGACCAGTACATCAACCTGCGGCCCGCACGCCTCATGCCCGGCGTGATCGCCCCCGTGGTGCGGCGCGATGGCTCACCCCGCCTGCCCGGTGAGATCGACATGCTCATCGTGCGCGAGAACACCGAGGGTGAATACTCCAGCATCGGCGGTCGCATGTACGAAGGCACGCCGCGCGAGATCGTGATGCAGGAGACGGTGATGTCCCGCCACGGCGTGGACCGCGTGCTGAAATTCGCGTTCGAGCTGGCCCAGTCGCGCCCTAAAAAGCACCTGACCAGCGCCACCAAGTCCAACGGCATCGCCATCACCATGCCCTATTGGGACGAGCGCGTGGCCGAGATGGCCAAGTCCTACCCCGATGTGAAGGTGGACAAGTTCCACATCGACATCCTTACCGCGCACTTTGTGCAGCGCCCAGATTTTTTTGATGTGGTGGTGGCCAGCAACCTGTTTGGCGACATCCTCTCGGACCTGGGCCCGGCCTGCACCGGCACCATCGGCATCGCGCCCAGCGCCAACCTCAACCCCACGCGCACCATGCCTTCGCTGTTCGAGCCCGTGCATGGCTCGGCGCCCGACATTGCAGGGCAGGGCATTGCCAACCCCATCGGCCAGATCTGGTGCGGCGCGATGATGCTCGACTTTCTCGGCTACCGCGCTGCGCACGATGCCGTGCTGGCTGCCATCGAGGCCGTGCTCGATCCGCAAGGCGGCGGCCCGCGCACGCCTGATCTGGGTGGAAAAGCCCGCACACAGGACGTAGGGCGCGCCATCGCCGCGGCGCTGTAG
- the putA gene encoding trifunctional transcriptional regulator/proline dehydrogenase/L-glutamate gamma-semialdehyde dehydrogenase — protein MTQQTNAQPSAPFADFAPRTPLSNPLRAAITAAYRRPEPEALAPLLAQARLPQELATASQQLALRIARALRERKASAGRAGLVQGLLQEFSLSSQEGVALMCLAEALLRIPDKATRDALIRDKISHGQWDAHLGKSPSLFVNAATWGLLITGKLVATHSEGSLGASLGRLIGKGGEPLIRKGVDMAMRMMGEQFVTGETIDEALRNARTMEAEGFRYSYDMLGEAALTSEDAKHYYASYEQAIHAIGKASAGRGIYEGPGISIKLSALHPRYSRAQFGRVMDELYPLVLRLTALAKQYDIGLNIDAEETDRLELSLDLLERLCHEPTLAGWNGIGFVIQAYQKRCPFVIDYVVDLARRTQRRLMVRLVKGAYWDSEIKRAQVEGLEDYPVYTRKVHTDISYITCAKKLLAAPEAVYPQFATHNAETVATIYQLAGSNYYAGQYEFQCLHGMGEPLYEQVVGAITAGKLGRPCRIYAPVGTHETLLAYLVRRLLENGANTSFVNRIADETIALDELVKSPVQVVDQQAALEGTAGLPHPRIATPQGLYGTHRTNSRGLDLSNENTLTALTAALQATAGHAWTAAPLLGADAPAGLTQPVRNPADHSYVVGQVQEATTADVDQALAHAQAAAAPWAATLPAERAAALLRTADLLEERMQPLLGLLMREAGKSASNAVAEVREAVDFLRYYAAQVQSTFDNATHLPLGPVACISPWNFPLAIFMGQVAAALAAGNPVLAKPAEQTPLIAAEAVRLLWQAGVPRAAVQLLPGQGETVGARLIGDERVMGVMFTGSTEVARILQRAVAGRLDAAGRPIPLIAETGGQNAMIVDSSALAEQVVGDAVSSAFDSAGQRCSALRVLCVQEEAADRVVEMLQGAMGELRVGNPAELRVDVGPVIDAEAQTGIVQHIEKFKAQGHRVFQHPNHVSAASAQGTFVPPTLIDLNHIGELQREVFGPVLHLVRYARNDLDQLLNQINATGYGLTQGVHTRIDETIARVVNRAHAGNVYVNRNMVGAVVGVQPFGGEGLSGTGPKAGGPLYLLRLLSQRPADALARTFAEADRATPPEDAVRARLLAPLTTLQQWAQQQGNANLASTCQRFAQQTQSGTARTLPGPTGERNVYTLAPRARVLCLAQSVDDLLVQTAAVLASGGTALWPTDQTSLRTQLPMLVQAQVMLQDNTLNDSTLELDAVLHHGDAPSLQAVCTALARRAGPIVGVTALQPGATDIPLERLLIERALSVNTAAAGGNASLMTMG, from the coding sequence ATGACGCAGCAGACCAACGCCCAGCCCTCCGCTCCATTTGCCGACTTCGCGCCCCGCACGCCGCTGAGCAACCCGCTGCGCGCAGCCATCACCGCCGCCTACCGCCGCCCCGAGCCCGAGGCCCTGGCCCCCCTGCTGGCCCAGGCCCGCCTGCCGCAAGAGCTGGCCACGGCGTCGCAGCAACTGGCGCTGCGCATTGCCAGGGCTCTGCGCGAGCGCAAGGCCAGCGCCGGCCGGGCTGGCCTGGTGCAGGGCTTGCTGCAGGAGTTCTCGCTGTCGTCGCAAGAAGGCGTGGCGCTGATGTGCCTGGCCGAGGCACTGCTGCGCATCCCCGACAAGGCCACGCGCGATGCGCTCATCCGCGACAAGATCAGCCACGGCCAGTGGGATGCCCACCTGGGCAAGAGCCCCTCGCTCTTCGTCAACGCCGCCACCTGGGGCCTGCTCATCACCGGCAAGCTGGTGGCCACGCACAGCGAGGGCAGCCTGGGGGCATCGCTGGGCCGCCTGATCGGCAAGGGCGGCGAGCCCCTGATCCGCAAGGGCGTGGACATGGCGATGCGCATGATGGGCGAGCAGTTTGTGACAGGCGAGACCATTGACGAAGCCCTGCGCAACGCCCGCACGATGGAAGCCGAGGGCTTTCGCTATTCGTACGACATGCTGGGCGAAGCCGCGCTGACCAGCGAAGACGCCAAGCACTACTACGCCTCGTACGAGCAGGCCATCCACGCGATTGGCAAGGCCTCTGCCGGGCGCGGCATCTACGAAGGGCCGGGCATCTCCATCAAGCTCTCGGCCCTGCACCCGCGCTACAGCCGCGCACAGTTTGGCCGCGTGATGGACGAGCTGTACCCGCTGGTGTTGCGCCTCACGGCCCTGGCCAAGCAGTACGACATTGGCCTGAACATCGACGCCGAAGAAACCGACCGCCTGGAGCTGTCGCTGGACCTGCTGGAGCGCCTGTGCCACGAGCCCACCCTGGCGGGCTGGAACGGCATTGGCTTTGTCATCCAGGCCTACCAAAAGCGCTGCCCGTTCGTCATCGACTACGTGGTCGACCTGGCCCGCCGCACCCAGCGCCGCCTGATGGTGCGCCTGGTCAAGGGCGCCTACTGGGACAGCGAAATCAAGCGCGCCCAGGTCGAAGGCCTGGAGGACTACCCCGTCTACACCCGCAAGGTGCACACCGACATTTCGTACATCACCTGCGCCAAGAAACTGCTAGCCGCGCCCGAGGCCGTGTACCCCCAGTTCGCCACGCACAACGCCGAGACGGTGGCCACCATCTACCAACTGGCGGGCAGCAACTACTACGCGGGTCAGTACGAGTTCCAGTGCCTGCACGGCATGGGCGAACCCCTGTATGAGCAGGTGGTGGGCGCCATCACCGCCGGTAAATTGGGGCGCCCGTGCCGCATCTACGCCCCCGTGGGCACGCACGAAACCCTGCTGGCCTATCTGGTGCGCCGCCTGCTGGAAAACGGCGCCAACACCTCGTTCGTGAACCGCATTGCCGACGAGACGATTGCACTGGATGAGCTGGTAAAGAGCCCCGTGCAAGTGGTGGACCAGCAAGCTGCGCTGGAAGGCACCGCTGGCCTGCCCCACCCCCGCATTGCCACGCCCCAGGGCCTGTATGGCACGCACCGCACCAATTCACGCGGGCTGGACCTATCGAACGAAAACACGCTGACCGCACTGACCGCTGCCCTGCAAGCCACGGCTGGCCACGCCTGGACGGCAGCGCCCCTGCTGGGCGCCGATGCACCCGCAGGCCTCACCCAGCCCGTGCGCAACCCCGCCGACCACAGCTATGTGGTGGGCCAGGTGCAAGAGGCCACCACCGCCGACGTGGACCAGGCCCTGGCCCACGCCCAGGCCGCCGCCGCCCCCTGGGCCGCCACGCTGCCCGCCGAGCGCGCAGCGGCCCTGCTGCGCACCGCCGACCTGCTGGAAGAGCGCATGCAGCCCCTGCTGGGCCTGCTGATGCGTGAAGCGGGCAAAAGCGCCAGCAACGCCGTGGCCGAAGTGCGCGAAGCCGTGGACTTCTTGCGCTACTACGCCGCCCAGGTGCAAAGCACCTTCGACAACGCCACCCACCTCCCGCTGGGCCCGGTGGCCTGCATCAGCCCCTGGAACTTCCCGCTCGCCATCTTCATGGGCCAGGTGGCTGCCGCGCTGGCCGCAGGCAACCCCGTGCTGGCCAAGCCCGCCGAACAAACCCCGCTGATCGCCGCCGAGGCCGTGCGCCTGCTGTGGCAGGCTGGCGTGCCGCGCGCGGCAGTGCAACTGCTGCCCGGCCAGGGCGAAACCGTGGGCGCGCGTTTGATTGGCGATGAGCGCGTGATGGGCGTGATGTTCACCGGCTCCACCGAAGTGGCGCGCATCCTGCAGCGCGCCGTGGCGGGTCGGCTCGACGCCGCAGGCCGCCCCATTCCGCTGATTGCCGAAACCGGCGGGCAAAACGCGATGATCGTGGACTCGTCCGCCCTGGCCGAACAAGTGGTGGGCGATGCCGTGTCGTCCGCCTTTGACAGCGCCGGCCAGCGCTGCTCCGCCCTGCGCGTGCTGTGCGTGCAGGAAGAAGCCGCCGACCGCGTGGTCGAGATGCTGCAAGGCGCCATGGGCGAGCTGCGCGTGGGCAACCCCGCCGAACTGCGCGTGGACGTGGGCCCCGTCATCGACGCCGAAGCCCAGACAGGCATCGTCCAGCACATCGAAAAGTTCAAGGCCCAAGGCCACCGCGTGTTCCAGCACCCGAACCATGTGTCGGCTGCCAGCGCACAGGGCACCTTTGTGCCGCCCACGCTGATCGATCTGAACCACATTGGCGAGCTGCAGCGCGAAGTCTTCGGCCCCGTGCTGCACCTGGTGCGCTACGCCCGCAATGACCTGGACCAACTGCTGAACCAGATCAACGCCACCGGCTACGGCCTGACCCAGGGCGTGCACACCCGCATCGACGAAACCATTGCCCGCGTGGTGAACCGCGCCCATGCCGGCAATGTGTACGTGAACCGCAACATGGTGGGCGCCGTGGTGGGCGTGCAGCCGTTTGGCGGCGAAGGCCTGTCCGGCACGGGCCCCAAGGCGGGCGGTCCGCTGTACCTGCTGCGCCTGCTGTCGCAGCGCCCGGCCGATGCGCTGGCACGCACCTTTGCCGAAGCCGACCGCGCCACACCGCCCGAAGATGCTGTGCGCGCGCGCCTGCTGGCGCCCCTGACCACCCTGCAGCAATGGGCGCAGCAACAAGGCAATGCGAACTTGGCCAGCACCTGCCAGCGGTTTGCCCAGCAAACCCAAAGCGGCACTGCCCGCACCCTGCCCGGCCCCACGGGCGAGCGCAATGTCTACACCCTGGCCCCACGCGCCCGCGTGCTGTGCCTGGCGCAAAGTGTGGACGACCTGCTGGTGCAGACCGCCGCCGTGCTCGCCAGCGGCGGCACGGCCCTGTGGCCTACCGACCAAACCAGCCTGCGCACGCAATTGCCCATGCTGGTGCAAGCGCAGGTCATGCTGCAGGACAACACACTGAACGACAGCACTTTGGAGTTAGACGCCGTGCTGCACCATGGCGACGCCCCATCGCTGCAGGCCGTGTGCACCGCCCTCGCCCGCCGCGCCGGGCCCATCGTGGGCGTGACCGCGCTGCAACCCGGAGCCACGGACATCCCGCTGGAGCGCCTGCTCATCGAGCGGGCACTCAGCGTGAACACAGCAGCAGCCGGAGGCAATGCGAGCCTGATGACGATGGGATGA
- a CDS encoding SurA N-terminal domain-containing protein, with the protein MFESIRKHSKIVMLLLFLLIIPSFVLVGIDSNYFSEKSAVVARVDGHDIKQTDWDNAHRMETDRIRAQSPTLDAKLLDSPEARYATLERMVRDRVFLAAAQKMHLVTSDSRLARSLQEIPAIAALKRPDGSLDAEAYRALVGAQGLTPEGFEANVRREISVNQVVGGVMGSAFSTDAQVKLSLDALYQRREVQIARFNPADFSNKVTPTDADLEGYYNSHTSDFQQAEQAAVEYVVLDLDSVRAGITLNEDDLRTYYKENVARLAGKEERRASHILINAPKDAPAADREKAKARATQLLEQVRKAPATFAEVAKKSSEDSGSAGAGGDLNFFGLGAMVKPFEEAAFAMKKGDISDVVETDFGYHIILLTDIKTPPQPSFEELRPSMEAELKQQQAQRKFAEVAESFANGVYEQSDSLKPVAEKLKLKVLTASGVTRTSAPGATGPLANGKLLEALFSSDSIANKRNTEAVEIGPSQMAAARISTYTAARTLPLDEVRPRVRSLYVAEKSAELARKEGETKLAAWKAAPNNVADLQPAMVISRDQPQNQPRPVVDAVLGASAATLPAWVGVDLGAQGYSVAKINRLVPREAPNEQTARQERQQYLQWLSNAEGLAYYELLKDRFKVQIKASRPQSTPG; encoded by the coding sequence ATGTTTGAATCCATCCGCAAGCACTCTAAGATCGTGATGCTCTTGTTGTTCTTGCTGATCATTCCATCGTTTGTGCTGGTGGGCATTGACAGCAACTACTTCTCCGAAAAGAGTGCTGTCGTTGCACGCGTTGATGGTCACGACATCAAGCAGACCGACTGGGATAACGCACACAGGATGGAGACAGACAGAATCCGTGCCCAGTCACCCACGCTGGATGCCAAACTGCTCGACTCTCCCGAGGCACGTTATGCAACCTTGGAGCGTATGGTGCGAGACCGGGTATTTCTGGCAGCAGCACAGAAAATGCACCTCGTCACCAGTGACAGTCGCCTGGCCCGCAGTCTGCAGGAAATACCGGCCATTGCCGCCCTCAAGCGCCCCGATGGATCGCTCGATGCCGAGGCCTACCGCGCCCTGGTTGGCGCCCAAGGACTGACGCCGGAAGGCTTCGAAGCCAACGTGCGCCGGGAAATTTCAGTGAACCAGGTCGTCGGCGGGGTCATGGGCTCCGCCTTCAGCACCGATGCGCAGGTCAAGCTGTCGCTGGATGCCTTGTACCAACGCCGGGAGGTGCAGATTGCACGCTTCAATCCTGCCGATTTTTCAAACAAGGTAACGCCAACGGATGCAGATCTGGAGGGCTATTACAATTCCCATACGTCCGATTTCCAGCAGGCCGAACAGGCTGCCGTGGAATATGTGGTGCTGGATCTTGACAGCGTGCGTGCTGGCATTACCTTGAACGAAGACGACCTGCGTACCTATTACAAGGAAAACGTGGCCCGCCTTGCCGGCAAGGAAGAACGCCGCGCCAGTCATATCCTGATCAATGCGCCCAAGGATGCGCCGGCCGCCGACCGCGAGAAAGCCAAGGCCCGTGCAACGCAATTGCTGGAGCAGGTGCGCAAGGCCCCCGCCACTTTTGCGGAGGTTGCCAAGAAGTCGTCCGAGGATTCAGGGTCTGCCGGCGCCGGTGGCGATCTGAATTTCTTTGGACTGGGTGCCATGGTCAAGCCGTTCGAGGAAGCGGCTTTTGCGATGAAAAAAGGGGATATCAGCGATGTGGTGGAAACCGATTTCGGCTACCACATCATCTTGCTGACGGATATCAAGACACCGCCTCAGCCGAGCTTTGAAGAACTGCGCCCGTCCATGGAAGCCGAACTCAAGCAACAGCAAGCGCAGCGCAAGTTTGCCGAGGTGGCCGAATCGTTTGCCAATGGCGTTTACGAGCAATCCGACAGCCTCAAGCCCGTGGCTGAGAAACTCAAGCTCAAGGTGCTGACCGCATCGGGTGTCACCCGCACGTCGGCGCCTGGAGCGACGGGCCCCTTGGCCAATGGCAAGCTGCTGGAAGCGCTGTTTTCGTCGGACTCCATCGCGAACAAGCGCAATACCGAAGCAGTAGAGATCGGACCCAGCCAGATGGCAGCCGCCCGCATAAGCACCTACACCGCTGCACGCACCCTGCCGCTGGATGAGGTGCGACCACGTGTACGTAGTCTTTACGTCGCCGAGAAATCGGCCGAACTGGCGCGCAAGGAGGGCGAGACCAAGCTGGCGGCATGGAAAGCTGCGCCGAACAATGTTGCTGACCTCCAGCCGGCCATGGTTATCTCGCGTGACCAACCCCAGAATCAGCCGCGGCCTGTGGTGGACGCTGTGTTGGGCGCCAGTGCGGCCACCTTGCCAGCCTGGGTTGGTGTGGACCTGGGAGCGCAGGGATATTCGGTAGCCAAGATCAATCGACTGGTTCCACGCGAGGCACCCAACGAACAAACCGCCCGCCAAGAACGTCAGCAATACCTTCAGTGGTTGAGCAATGCCGAGGGGTTGGCCTATTATGAACTGCTGAAAGATCGTTTCAAGGTGCAGATCAAGGCTTCGCGCCCCCAGTCCACACCGGGCTGA
- a CDS encoding TonB-dependent receptor domain-containing protein gives MSIFHMPASAHTVATLLGACALNAMLSPSAAANETLEVPRLETVEVRSATGSSSLQALPTSATVLDGEQIRDRQLQINLSESLASVPGLQINNRQNYAQDLQLSIRGYGARSTFGLRGVRLYVDGIPATMPDGQGALSHIDIGSLERIEVLRGPYSALYGNSAGGVVSMYTETPEGRPAVEGGYSVGSNGLKRLSAKASGQTAQGLSYVLSTSRFLTDGYRDHSAADRNIANAKLSTAIGEDARLTIVVNTMESDAQDPQGLAFADWQKNPRSVSANTLIYNTRKALKQTQAGATYERTLDGVNSLALMVYAGQRSMEQYQSIPAFAQAAAGHAGGVIDLARDYMGTDARWTGKFVEAPIPVIVTAGLAMDYVQEDRKGYKNFAGTPSAPTALGVKGGLRRNEKNTVTNIDPYVQATWQLAPQWSLDTGLRYSRVKFKSEDRYVVPGNPDDTGQVSHRKVLPVVSLAYRLTPDQTLYASVGRGFETPTFAELSYRTGSFAFAALPACGLRTHRSSPH, from the coding sequence ATGTCCATATTTCATATGCCTGCCTCGGCCCACACTGTGGCTACCTTGCTGGGCGCTTGTGCGCTCAACGCAATGTTGTCCCCCTCAGCGGCCGCAAACGAGACACTAGAGGTGCCGCGCCTGGAAACGGTGGAGGTGCGTTCGGCGACAGGCTCTTCCAGCCTGCAGGCACTGCCCACTTCCGCCACCGTGCTTGACGGCGAGCAAATCCGTGACCGCCAGTTGCAGATCAATCTGTCGGAGAGTCTGGCGAGCGTGCCTGGACTGCAGATCAACAATCGGCAGAACTATGCGCAGGACCTGCAGCTGTCTATCCGCGGCTACGGCGCACGTTCCACCTTTGGCCTGCGCGGGGTGCGCCTGTATGTGGACGGTATCCCTGCCACGATGCCGGATGGGCAAGGCGCTCTCTCGCACATCGACATCGGCAGTCTGGAGCGCATAGAAGTACTGCGTGGCCCGTATTCGGCCTTGTATGGCAACTCGGCCGGTGGTGTGGTCAGCATGTACACCGAAACTCCAGAAGGCCGTCCTGCGGTGGAGGGCGGTTACTCCGTGGGCAGCAACGGCCTCAAGCGCCTGTCCGCCAAGGCCAGCGGACAGACGGCCCAAGGGCTCAGCTATGTGCTGAGCACCAGCCGGTTTCTGACCGATGGCTATCGCGACCACAGTGCGGCGGACCGCAACATTGCCAACGCCAAGCTGTCTACGGCCATCGGCGAGGACGCGCGCCTGACCATCGTGGTCAACACCATGGAGTCGGATGCGCAGGACCCGCAGGGTCTGGCTTTTGCCGACTGGCAGAAGAATCCGCGCTCAGTCTCCGCCAACACGCTGATCTACAACACTCGCAAGGCGCTGAAGCAGACCCAGGCTGGCGCCACCTATGAACGCACCCTCGACGGCGTCAACAGCCTCGCGCTCATGGTGTATGCCGGTCAGCGCTCCATGGAACAGTACCAGTCGATCCCAGCATTCGCCCAAGCCGCTGCCGGTCACGCGGGCGGCGTGATCGACTTGGCGCGTGACTATATGGGCACGGATGCACGCTGGACAGGCAAGTTTGTGGAGGCTCCCATTCCCGTCATCGTGACCGCCGGCCTGGCCATGGACTACGTGCAGGAAGACCGCAAGGGCTATAAAAATTTCGCGGGAACGCCTTCGGCCCCGACAGCGCTGGGCGTGAAAGGCGGCTTGCGCCGCAATGAAAAGAACACGGTCACCAACATCGACCCCTATGTGCAAGCAACCTGGCAACTGGCCCCCCAATGGAGCCTGGACACCGGCCTGCGCTACAGCCGGGTGAAGTTCAAGTCCGAGGATCGCTATGTTGTACCTGGTAACCCGGACGATACTGGTCAGGTCAGCCACCGCAAGGTGTTGCCCGTCGTGTCGCTGGCCTACAGGCTCACGCCCGACCAGACTTTGTACGCCAGCGTGGGTCGTGGTTTTGAAACCCCGACGTTTGCCGAACTGTCTTACCGCACCGGAAGCTTCGCGTTCGCGGCGTTACCGGCCTGCGGGTTGCGGACGCATCGGTCATCCCCTCATTGA
- a CDS encoding HU family DNA-binding protein has translation MNKTELIEHIATNADISKAAAARALESTIEAVKKTLKKGGTVSLVGFGTFAVGKRAARTGRNPRTGAAIKIKAAKVPKFRPGKALKDALN, from the coding sequence GTGAACAAAACCGAACTGATCGAGCACATCGCTACCAACGCCGATATCTCCAAGGCCGCTGCAGCGCGCGCCCTGGAATCCACGATTGAGGCCGTCAAGAAGACCCTGAAGAAGGGCGGCACTGTTTCGCTCGTCGGTTTCGGCACATTCGCAGTTGGCAAGCGGGCTGCTCGCACGGGCCGCAATCCCCGTACCGGCGCTGCGATTAAAATCAAAGCTGCTAAAGTTCCGAAGTTTCGTCCAGGCAAGGCTTTGAAAGACGCCTTGAATTGA